A window from Flavobacterium sp. 83 encodes these proteins:
- a CDS encoding WecB/TagA/CpsF family glycosyltransferase, with amino-acid sequence MKKINILNINLHSLKLSELLNNLKKGIIITPNVDHLVKLQKDREFYEIYQKADWVICDSNILALGAKFLGNPIKEVIPGSSLLPAYCEFHKNNNDVKIFLLGAKTGVADLAMNKINFRTGRDVVVGAHSPSFGFEKNETECERIIDLINKTDATVLVVGVGAPKQEKWIYKYKDRFQNIKLFMALGATIDFEAGRVKRAPKIFQKTGMEWLYRLLQEPKRLWKRYLIDDLPFFYFILKQKIGIYKNPFQ; translated from the coding sequence ATGAAAAAAATAAATATTCTTAATATTAATTTACATTCTTTAAAGCTTTCAGAATTATTAAATAATTTAAAAAAAGGTATTATAATTACCCCCAATGTTGATCATCTGGTTAAATTGCAAAAAGACCGCGAATTTTATGAAATCTATCAAAAAGCAGATTGGGTAATATGTGACAGTAATATACTAGCTTTAGGTGCAAAATTTTTAGGAAACCCCATTAAAGAAGTAATTCCTGGATCTTCATTATTACCTGCTTACTGTGAATTTCATAAAAATAATAATGATGTAAAGATTTTTCTTTTAGGTGCGAAAACTGGAGTAGCAGATTTAGCAATGAATAAAATTAATTTTCGCACTGGTAGGGATGTGGTTGTAGGGGCTCACTCTCCTTCTTTTGGTTTTGAAAAAAATGAAACGGAATGTGAAAGAATTATTGATTTAATTAACAAAACTGACGCTACAGTATTAGTTGTAGGAGTAGGAGCGCCTAAGCAAGAAAAATGGATATATAAATACAAAGATAGATTCCAAAATATCAAATTGTTTATGGCTTTAGGTGCTACCATAGATTTTGAAGCAGGTAGAGTTAAACGTGCTCCCAAAATATTTCAAAAGACAGGGATGGAATGGTTGTATAGACTGTTACAGGAACCTAAACGTTTGTGGAAAAGGTATTTAATTGATGATTTGCCTTTTTTTTATTTTATTTTAAAACAAAAAATAGGTATTTATAAAAACCCCTTCCAATAG
- a CDS encoding SLBB domain-containing protein → MKKIITVIVLFVALFQTSTLLAQDLLKSTDLSTIKVDYLSDADIAKIKTQLQTNNVTIEQAEPMALGKGMSESEFAKLKLRLEGNSNSSNLDKKEDQKVEIEAKELTRKQEKIVNTKVKDSVNVLIFGSELFDNPTLNFEPNLKLATPVNYVLGPGDELQISVYGVQEFNASVPVTMEGKVNIQYVGQIPVSGMTIEAATQKIKEAIARVYSTVRSGQSQVGISLSRIRTIRVTLIGSRQPGNYSVSSLATVYNALFLGGGPGKNGSYRNIELLRGNKVYRNIDIYHFLVNGDQSDNVGLKDNDVIRIPAYTQRVTVEGQVKRPGIFEMKKGETFNDLLSFASGFNEFAYTASVSVLQKTSKEFKVKDVNATEFNTYKPLSGDVFRVTKILNRFENRIKIEGAVFRPDTYSFYEGMRISDLITKADGLKEDAYSNRARIIRLQQDLTTEIVNVNLTKAMAGDLEADVVLKKEDVVTVYSILDFVEEYKITIDGEIKKPGTYDYYENLTLNDLLIQAGGLTGSASKRVEVARMIKAEKIDDANPSKVELFNIEITADSNEQLKNFALQPFDVVNIRKMAMYEKPETVTINGAVNYTGKYVLANKKDRVYDIVKRAGGLTSLANVEGVKIKRPIQAKQIEEVESVNLNLGKKDSIQNKLKKKLKEDLKFATIPVDWKSIVKDPKSNTNVILFPGDEIEVAAFNEGVKVTGNVLLTSEIPYEKGKGFGYYISSVGGIDNKGWRKKAYIIYPNGKAAVAHSFLFIRSYPKVKPGSQIIVPEKPEVKKISTGEFVSIAGVLASLAGVIIAILR, encoded by the coding sequence ATGAAAAAAATAATTACAGTTATTGTATTGTTTGTTGCCCTTTTTCAAACTTCGACTCTTTTGGCTCAAGATTTACTTAAAAGCACGGACTTAAGTACGATTAAAGTAGACTATTTATCGGATGCAGATATTGCTAAAATAAAAACGCAATTGCAAACGAATAATGTCACTATAGAACAGGCAGAACCAATGGCTTTGGGTAAAGGAATGTCAGAGAGCGAATTTGCTAAGTTGAAATTGCGTTTAGAGGGGAATTCTAATTCTTCCAATCTTGATAAAAAAGAGGATCAAAAAGTTGAAATTGAAGCAAAAGAGCTCACCAGAAAACAAGAAAAAATTGTCAATACCAAAGTAAAAGATTCGGTTAATGTCTTGATTTTTGGTTCTGAATTGTTTGATAACCCAACATTGAACTTTGAGCCTAATTTAAAATTAGCTACGCCAGTGAATTATGTACTGGGACCAGGTGATGAATTGCAAATCAGTGTTTATGGTGTGCAGGAATTTAATGCGTCTGTGCCCGTTACCATGGAAGGGAAAGTTAATATTCAGTATGTAGGCCAGATTCCTGTTTCTGGAATGACCATCGAAGCTGCTACACAAAAAATAAAAGAAGCAATAGCAAGAGTTTACAGTACTGTTAGATCAGGTCAGTCTCAGGTAGGGATTAGTTTAAGTCGGATCAGAACGATTAGAGTGACATTAATAGGAAGTAGACAGCCGGGTAATTATTCCGTATCTTCTTTAGCAACCGTTTATAATGCGTTGTTTTTAGGCGGAGGTCCCGGAAAGAATGGGAGTTACAGAAATATTGAGTTGTTACGAGGTAATAAAGTATATCGAAATATTGATATTTATCATTTTTTGGTCAATGGAGATCAATCTGATAATGTGGGTTTAAAGGATAATGATGTGATTCGGATTCCTGCTTATACGCAGCGTGTAACTGTAGAAGGACAAGTAAAACGACCAGGGATATTTGAAATGAAAAAAGGAGAGACTTTTAATGATCTTTTATCTTTTGCTTCGGGATTTAATGAGTTTGCATATACGGCATCTGTTAGTGTGTTGCAAAAAACAAGTAAGGAGTTTAAAGTTAAAGATGTAAATGCTACTGAATTTAATACTTACAAGCCACTTTCGGGTGATGTATTTCGAGTTACAAAAATATTAAACCGATTTGAAAATCGTATCAAAATAGAAGGCGCAGTTTTTAGACCGGATACGTACTCATTTTATGAAGGCATGCGAATTTCAGATTTGATTACAAAAGCGGATGGTTTAAAAGAAGATGCTTATAGCAACAGAGCGAGAATAATTCGATTACAACAAGATTTGACTACGGAAATTGTCAACGTTAATTTAACAAAAGCAATGGCGGGTGATCTGGAAGCGGATGTTGTTTTGAAAAAAGAAGATGTTGTGACAGTTTATTCTATTTTAGATTTTGTTGAAGAATATAAAATAACAATAGATGGTGAAATAAAAAAACCGGGGACATATGATTATTATGAAAACCTGACTTTGAATGATTTATTGATTCAAGCCGGAGGATTAACTGGCTCAGCTTCGAAACGAGTTGAAGTAGCCAGAATGATTAAAGCAGAAAAAATAGATGATGCAAATCCTAGTAAAGTAGAATTATTTAATATTGAAATTACTGCTGATAGCAATGAACAATTAAAAAACTTTGCCTTACAACCGTTTGATGTAGTGAACATACGCAAAATGGCGATGTACGAAAAACCAGAAACGGTAACGATTAATGGAGCTGTAAATTATACCGGAAAATATGTTTTGGCAAATAAAAAAGACAGGGTTTATGATATTGTAAAACGCGCAGGTGGTCTTACTTCATTAGCGAATGTTGAAGGTGTTAAAATTAAAAGACCGATTCAAGCCAAACAAATTGAAGAGGTAGAAAGCGTCAATTTGAATTTGGGTAAAAAAGACAGTATTCAAAACAAATTGAAGAAAAAACTAAAAGAAGATTTAAAGTTTGCTACGATACCGGTAGATTGGAAGTCGATTGTTAAGGATCCTAAAAGCAATACCAATGTTATTCTGTTTCCTGGAGATGAAATTGAAGTGGCTGCCTTCAATGAAGGAGTAAAAGTTACCGGAAATGTATTGTTGACTTCTGAGATCCCTTATGAAAAGGGTAAAGGATTTGGATATTATATAAGTTCTGTTGGAGGTATCGATAATAAAGGTTGGAGAAAAAAAGCTTATATTATTTATCCTAATGGGAAAGCAGCTGTGGCACATTCATTCCTTTTTATTAGATCCTATCCTAAAGTAAAACCAGGTTCACAAATCATAGTACCAGAAAAGCCAGAAGTTAAAAAGATCAGTACGGGTGAATTTGTTAGTATAGCTGGTGTTTTGGCAAGTTTGGCAGGGGTAATTATTGCGATATTAAGGTAG
- a CDS encoding polysaccharide biosynthesis tyrosine autokinase — MENNRFDEDQESDFQLKEVFDKYIVHWQWFLICACMSLFFAFLYLRYTVPEYQASTSILVKDEKKGGMLSELSAFADLGMGGGLKSNVDNEIEILKSRTLVESTVKKLNLNVALVNRGNVVDVEIYKESPIAVYFVDKTNLFYEQKMDLKYTALTATTFKLENESVKDTSKILLNNKSVFRYGELIPTKCGRLMVSKTNVVVNPKKKDSPISIVVSPLEDVVDGFGKKLKVESISKTSSVVTLSVTDAVVTKAEDFLNNMIQIYNEDAAADKNFVSENTSKFIANRLTLITQELDGVEQDVESFKKSNKLTDIESEAKLFIEGSNEYDKKGVETEIQLNVVSSMLDFMKKSTNADLLPSNIIAGQGDTSGLISSYNQLVLDRNRILKSATAVNPSVVKIDQQISSLKTTVAASLLRLQASLSIQKRDLSSNEGVLNAKIGKIPVQERQFRVIARQQKVKEELYLYLLQKREETAISLSATEPNARVIDAAKAEKAPLSPKKNIIYLAGFLLGLLVPFGVIYTDDLLDTKIKSRLDLDGKTQIPFIGDVPTSDSPSEVIRSESRSSTAEALRIVRTNLEFMLSKVPEGQAKTIFVTSTFPKEGKTFVSANLAATFALSGKKVLLIGMDIRNPRLDEYLTLPDRGFTNYLSSKDLLLEDLIVKYDGYEDFHVLPAGVIPPNPAELLMSKKVDLAFKTLKSQYDYIVVDTAPVTLVTDTLLIAKNADCFIYVARANFLEKRMLNIANTLYKEKKLPNMCLLLNDTDSTKGYGYGYGYGVKLKQVPWYKSILKV, encoded by the coding sequence ATGGAAAATAATAGGTTTGACGAAGATCAGGAAAGTGATTTTCAATTGAAAGAAGTATTTGATAAGTATATCGTGCATTGGCAATGGTTCCTGATTTGTGCCTGTATGAGTTTGTTTTTTGCTTTTTTGTATTTGCGGTACACGGTGCCTGAATATCAGGCAAGTACTAGCATTTTAGTAAAAGATGAAAAAAAAGGAGGGATGCTTTCTGAACTGTCTGCTTTTGCGGATTTAGGTATGGGCGGAGGCTTAAAAAGTAATGTGGATAATGAAATTGAAATTTTAAAGTCCAGAACCTTAGTAGAAAGTACGGTAAAAAAATTAAATCTTAATGTTGCTCTAGTTAATAGGGGAAATGTAGTGGATGTAGAAATTTACAAAGAGTCTCCTATAGCAGTCTATTTTGTGGATAAAACAAATCTTTTTTATGAGCAAAAAATGGATTTGAAATATACCGCTTTGACAGCCACTACCTTTAAATTGGAGAATGAATCAGTAAAGGATACTTCAAAGATACTTTTAAATAATAAAAGTGTGTTTCGCTATGGGGAGCTAATACCTACTAAATGCGGACGTCTTATGGTCAGTAAGACAAATGTTGTTGTGAATCCCAAAAAGAAAGACAGTCCCATCAGTATTGTTGTAAGTCCGCTAGAGGATGTTGTAGATGGTTTCGGAAAAAAATTAAAAGTAGAGTCCATTAGTAAAACGAGTAGTGTGGTCACCCTTTCTGTTACTGATGCTGTAGTCACAAAGGCGGAGGATTTTCTAAATAATATGATTCAGATTTATAATGAAGATGCCGCAGCCGATAAAAATTTTGTTTCAGAAAATACGTCTAAGTTTATAGCCAACCGTTTGACTTTGATTACCCAAGAGTTGGATGGTGTCGAGCAAGATGTTGAAAGTTTTAAAAAGTCGAATAAACTGACTGATATCGAATCAGAGGCGAAGCTTTTTATTGAAGGTTCTAATGAATACGATAAAAAGGGAGTGGAGACTGAAATACAATTGAACGTTGTTTCGTCGATGTTGGATTTTATGAAAAAAAGTACGAATGCTGATTTGTTGCCTAGCAACATTATTGCAGGTCAAGGAGATACTTCTGGATTGATTAGCTCGTACAATCAATTGGTTTTGGATCGTAACCGGATTTTGAAATCAGCTACCGCTGTCAATCCTTCCGTGGTTAAAATTGATCAGCAAATTTCTTCGTTAAAAACGACTGTAGCTGCCAGTTTATTGCGATTGCAAGCGAGTTTGTCTATTCAAAAAAGGGACTTAAGTAGTAATGAAGGGGTGCTGAATGCCAAGATTGGTAAAATACCGGTACAGGAGCGTCAATTCAGGGTAATTGCTAGGCAACAGAAAGTAAAAGAAGAATTGTATTTGTATTTGTTACAAAAACGGGAGGAAACGGCAATCTCTTTGTCAGCTACGGAGCCTAATGCGCGGGTTATCGATGCTGCCAAAGCAGAAAAGGCACCGCTTTCACCAAAGAAAAATATCATTTACTTAGCTGGTTTCTTGCTAGGATTACTGGTTCCATTTGGGGTTATTTATACCGATGACCTGTTAGATACCAAAATTAAAAGCAGACTTGATTTAGATGGAAAAACACAGATTCCTTTTATAGGTGATGTGCCTACATCGGATAGTCCTTCTGAAGTCATAAGATCAGAAAGTCGTTCCAGTACTGCAGAAGCCTTAAGAATTGTTCGAACAAATCTGGAGTTTATGTTGAGTAAGGTTCCTGAGGGTCAGGCAAAAACAATATTTGTTACTTCTACCTTTCCTAAAGAAGGGAAGACTTTTGTCTCTGCTAATCTTGCTGCTACCTTTGCTTTATCGGGTAAAAAAGTATTGTTGATAGGAATGGATATCAGAAATCCAAGACTGGATGAGTATCTCACCTTGCCAGACCGTGGATTTACGAATTACTTATCTTCAAAAGATTTACTCCTTGAGGATTTAATTGTAAAATATGATGGTTATGAAGATTTTCATGTACTTCCTGCAGGTGTAATTCCTCCAAATCCTGCTGAATTATTAATGAGTAAAAAAGTAGATTTGGCTTTTAAAACTTTAAAATCCCAGTATGATTATATTGTTGTAGATACTGCTCCGGTGACTTTAGTTACTGATACTTTATTGATTGCTAAAAATGCCGATTGTTTTATTTATGTTGCTCGTGCTAACTTTTTGGAAAAAAGAATGTTGAACATTGCAAATACTTTGTATAAAGAGAAAAAATTACCTAATATGTGTCTACTTCTTAATGACACGGATTCGACCAAAGGGTATGGTTACGGATATGGTTATGGAGTAAAATTAAAACAAGTACCTTGGTATAAAAGCATATTGAAGGTTTAG
- a CDS encoding polysaccharide biosynthesis/export family protein — translation MKYLSLLQKAISLFLIFFLFSCASPKDIVYYQGADGITPQEKSNSYEIKMQPDDLLMIIVSAEDPEIAMPFNLKTYSLPSTNKLDIVRGQETVQLYIVDAQGTIDFPVLGKLKVSGLTRFEVLKMLQDKIAVYIKNPIVNLRVMNFKISVQGEVNLPGTYPVASERITLIEALTMAKDLTIYGKRNTILIIREINGIKSYNRVDITKADFINSPFYYLAQNDVVYVEPNRNKINGAAIGPNTGVIISISSLLITLITLIITTTK, via the coding sequence ATGAAATACCTTTCTTTATTACAAAAAGCAATTTCGTTGTTTTTGATTTTTTTTCTTTTTTCCTGTGCTTCGCCTAAAGATATTGTGTATTATCAGGGTGCAGATGGAATTACACCTCAGGAAAAGTCTAATTCGTATGAAATTAAGATGCAACCGGATGATTTACTGATGATTATTGTATCAGCCGAAGATCCTGAAATTGCTATGCCATTCAATTTAAAAACATATAGTCTTCCAAGTACTAATAAATTAGATATTGTTCGTGGACAGGAAACCGTTCAGTTGTATATAGTGGATGCTCAGGGAACTATTGATTTTCCTGTTTTGGGTAAATTGAAAGTAAGTGGATTGACCCGATTTGAAGTATTGAAAATGCTACAAGATAAAATTGCGGTTTATATTAAGAATCCTATAGTTAACCTTCGTGTCATGAATTTTAAAATTTCGGTACAAGGAGAAGTTAATTTGCCGGGGACGTATCCAGTCGCCTCTGAACGAATTACATTGATTGAAGCGTTGACGATGGCGAAGGATTTGACCATTTATGGAAAGAGAAATACTATTTTGATCATACGTGAAATAAATGGTATAAAATCCTATAACAGAGTTGATATTACTAAAGCTGATTTTATCAACTCTCCCTTCTATTATTTAGCCCAAAATGATGTCGTTTACGTGGAACCGAACCGAAATAAGATAAATGGAGCGGCTATAGGTCCTAATACCGGAGTAATTATTTCTATTTCTTCGTTGTTGATTACCTTAATTACTTTGATTATTACTACTACAAAATAA
- a CDS encoding undecaprenyl-phosphate glucose phosphotransferase, translating to MSLIKHLATYRFSRYFKLCFLVWDIVLLNAAIVLSFLLRYDSFDRIELKEVRTISLLSNLFWIVLLLYKDSYRVVRIERIESILMRMIKMIIIHAALIAMIVVLLEYADVNRLRIIYFYIVFFILLFVSRVVFMIVLKYIRAKGYNFKNVIIIGANDTGEHIRKILSKDLTYGYRVLGFFEDSVDPFAFISAPILGNFNAIEDYLLKEKVDEMYVALHIDNIKIINELTLLCERNMVRIKFLPDFQLYTKSRKVEINFYENTPVLMLRKEPLEITVNLLSKKMFDLVFSFLAIVLVFPWLFPIIFVLIKLDSPGPIFFKQERSGRENESFLCWKFRTMRVNNNSDTMQATKGDARVTKIGAFMRKTNIDELPQFFNVLWGTMSVVGPRPHMLKHTQQYSELINNYLVRHYAKPGITGWAQVNGCRGETKELIDMKDRVDHDIWYIENWSILLDLKIIYLTVFNVFKGEDNAY from the coding sequence ATGTCATTAATAAAACACCTAGCTACTTATCGTTTTTCCCGTTATTTTAAACTTTGTTTTTTAGTATGGGATATTGTATTGTTGAACGCAGCTATTGTACTCTCTTTCTTATTACGATATGATAGTTTTGACAGAATTGAATTAAAAGAGGTGCGAACAATATCTTTATTGTCTAATTTATTTTGGATTGTATTATTACTTTATAAAGATTCGTATCGGGTTGTTCGTATCGAACGTATTGAGAGCATCTTGATGCGAATGATTAAAATGATTATTATTCACGCAGCATTGATCGCCATGATTGTAGTGCTGTTAGAATATGCGGATGTTAATCGTTTGCGTATCATCTATTTTTATATTGTTTTTTTTATTCTACTTTTTGTATCTCGGGTAGTTTTCATGATAGTGTTGAAATACATTCGGGCAAAAGGGTATAATTTTAAGAATGTGATTATTATTGGAGCCAATGATACAGGTGAGCACATACGAAAAATTTTATCAAAAGACCTTACCTATGGTTATAGGGTATTGGGTTTTTTTGAGGACTCGGTCGATCCTTTTGCTTTTATATCGGCACCTATACTGGGAAATTTTAATGCGATTGAAGACTATCTTCTAAAGGAGAAAGTAGATGAAATGTATGTCGCTCTGCATATTGATAATATAAAAATAATCAATGAATTGACGTTGCTTTGTGAACGCAATATGGTTCGCATTAAGTTTTTACCTGATTTTCAGTTGTACACTAAATCACGTAAGGTAGAGATTAATTTTTATGAGAATACCCCTGTCTTGATGTTGCGTAAAGAGCCTTTAGAGATTACGGTCAATTTGTTGTCAAAGAAAATGTTTGATCTTGTTTTTTCTTTTTTGGCCATCGTATTGGTTTTTCCTTGGTTGTTTCCTATTATTTTTGTTTTAATAAAATTAGATTCACCTGGACCCATTTTTTTTAAGCAGGAACGTTCCGGAAGGGAGAACGAATCTTTTCTGTGTTGGAAATTTAGAACGATGAGGGTCAATAATAATTCAGATACGATGCAAGCTACGAAGGGCGATGCCCGAGTAACTAAAATTGGTGCGTTTATGCGGAAAACAAATATAGATGAATTACCTCAGTTTTTTAATGTATTGTGGGGTACCATGTCTGTGGTGGGACCACGTCCGCACATGTTAAAACATACCCAACAATATTCCGAATTAATCAATAATTATCTGGTCCGTCATTATGCGAAACCTGGAATTACCGGTTGGGCACAAGTGAATGGCTGTCGGGGTGAAACGAAAGAGCTTATTGATATGAAGGACCGCGTGGATCATGATATTTGGTATATAGAAAACTGGAGTATTTTATTGGATTTAAAAATTATTTACTTAACTGTTTTCAATGTTTTTAAAGGTGAGGATAATGCGTATTAA
- a CDS encoding Wzz/FepE/Etk N-terminal domain-containing protein encodes MNEQNDQITLKELIERGKEWFFYLLSQWKILFLIVFIGSALGLTYSFIKKPIYTATLSFALEDEKSGGGLGGAIGLASSLGLDIGGGGGGSVFTGANLTELFKSRSMVEQTLLTPVLVGSETISLAEMYIRNERWRDKWNDKPKYKNIQFIPNTNRKYFTRVHDSILGVVYDDLSKNGLMVAQKDKKVSIISIDVVSTDELFAKYFSEALAKKVSDFYVDTKSKKSRMNMAILQRQTDSIRRELNGAITGVAAANDNTFNLNPALNVRRAPSVRRQVDVQANTAILTELVKQTELAKVTLRKETPLIQVIDRPILPLPKERFGKAKGIVLGGILAGMLAVLILIIRRILKEI; translated from the coding sequence ATGAACGAACAAAACGACCAAATTACTTTAAAAGAATTAATAGAAAGAGGAAAAGAATGGTTTTTCTATCTGCTTTCACAATGGAAAATACTTTTCCTGATTGTATTTATTGGAAGTGCTCTGGGTTTGACTTATTCTTTTATTAAAAAGCCAATATATACAGCGACACTATCTTTTGCATTAGAAGATGAAAAATCGGGTGGCGGATTGGGTGGTGCTATAGGATTAGCCAGTTCTCTTGGATTAGACATCGGAGGAGGTGGCGGAGGAAGTGTTTTTACAGGAGCGAATTTAACGGAATTGTTCAAATCTCGCTCTATGGTGGAACAAACGTTATTGACCCCTGTTTTGGTAGGTTCTGAGACCATTTCTTTGGCAGAGATGTACATTAGAAATGAGAGATGGCGTGACAAATGGAATGACAAACCAAAATATAAAAACATACAATTTATACCTAATACCAACCGCAAGTATTTTACACGCGTGCATGACAGTATACTAGGTGTTGTTTACGATGATTTGTCCAAAAATGGCTTAATGGTTGCCCAAAAAGATAAAAAGGTATCAATTATAAGTATTGATGTAGTTTCTACCGATGAATTATTTGCCAAATATTTTTCAGAAGCACTGGCGAAAAAAGTATCCGATTTTTATGTTGACACCAAAAGTAAAAAGTCAAGAATGAATATGGCGATACTTCAAAGGCAAACGGATTCGATTCGTCGAGAACTAAACGGAGCGATTACTGGAGTTGCAGCAGCAAATGATAATACCTTTAATTTGAATCCGGCACTAAATGTGCGTCGAGCTCCTTCGGTTAGACGACAGGTCGATGTACAGGCAAATACTGCTATATTGACAGAGCTGGTGAAACAAACTGAATTAGCTAAAGTTACCTTGCGAAAAGAAACTCCTTTAATACAAGTTATTGACCGACCTATTTTACCTTTACCAAAAGAACGGTTTGGTAAAGCAAAAGGGATTGTTTTAGGGGGTATTTTAGCAGGAATGCTAGCGGTATTGATTTTGATTATCAGACGAATTTTGAAAGAAATATAA
- a CDS encoding glycosyltransferase family 2 protein gives MMKIKYSIVVPHKNSFDLLLKLLKSIPEQSDFEVIIVDDNSNYSEKEKINSHSFNDNVIVIFNSDSGGAGKARNLALERASGKWVIFADADDYFSENMEILLDDYFEAKEDIIYFGTSSVFADTNQIASRHVRYMNLVSDYLKNINDEDALRYYFTPPWGKMIRRELIESNNIRFEEILASNDIYFSLKSAFHAKSITATLEILYIITVSHGSLTNSFSKSHFDARFNAALRANKFLCIINKKKYQQSVLYFLAKSYKLGMKYVLYVLLELIKHRSNLFIGLDKVLKYKKVLNERENAKYLIKKVG, from the coding sequence ATGATGAAAATAAAGTATTCAATAGTTGTTCCTCATAAAAATTCGTTTGACTTATTATTAAAGCTTTTGAAGTCAATTCCTGAACAATCTGATTTTGAGGTAATTATTGTAGATGATAATAGTAATTATTCTGAAAAAGAGAAAATTAACAGTCATTCCTTTAATGATAACGTTATTGTTATTTTTAATTCAGATTCTGGAGGGGCTGGTAAAGCTAGAAATTTAGCGTTAGAGAGAGCTTCGGGTAAATGGGTGATTTTTGCTGATGCGGATGATTATTTCTCAGAGAATATGGAAATATTATTGGATGATTATTTTGAAGCCAAAGAAGATATTATCTATTTTGGTACATCTAGTGTTTTTGCCGATACTAACCAAATTGCGAGTCGACATGTTCGGTATATGAATTTGGTGAGTGATTATTTGAAAAATATTAATGACGAAGATGCTTTAAGATACTATTTCACGCCTCCTTGGGGTAAAATGATTCGTAGAGAACTTATTGAAAGTAACAATATTCGTTTTGAAGAAATTTTAGCATCTAATGATATTTATTTCTCGTTAAAATCTGCTTTTCATGCTAAATCTATAACGGCTACTCTTGAAATATTATATATTATAACTGTATCGCATGGTAGTTTAACAAATTCTTTTAGTAAAAGCCATTTTGATGCTAGATTTAATGCAGCATTACGAGCAAATAAGTTTTTATGTATTATAAATAAAAAAAAATATCAACAATCTGTTTTATATTTTTTAGCAAAATCGTATAAGTTGGGAATGAAATATGTTCTTTATGTATTATTAGAATTAATAAAGCATCGTTCAAATTTATTTATAGGATTAGATAAAGTACTTAAATATAAAAAAGTATTAAATGAAAGAGAAAATGCTAAATATTTGATAAAGAAGGTAGGTTGA
- a CDS encoding VanZ family protein, producing MISYKRKNAYNRWICLGNFVLFLLITISIFYFSWIPDNKLASETYLPLWLLNWSNTYFNLRTAVPFVIFGFFLEALFSLKNKLQKNKNRFGFWFRNSAVVLVVVCLAEGGQFFISKRHPDIMDVMFGIIGSQIGFVAFYILKRFKANLVEKK from the coding sequence GTGATTTCGTACAAAAGAAAGAATGCATATAATAGATGGATATGTCTGGGTAATTTTGTGCTGTTTTTACTAATTACCATATCTATTTTTTATTTTTCATGGATTCCGGATAACAAATTAGCATCAGAGACTTATTTGCCTTTATGGCTTCTTAATTGGAGTAATACTTATTTCAATCTTCGTACTGCGGTTCCCTTTGTTATATTTGGTTTTTTTTTGGAAGCTTTATTTTCTTTAAAGAATAAATTGCAAAAAAATAAAAACAGGTTTGGTTTTTGGTTCAGGAATTCGGCTGTAGTATTGGTTGTAGTTTGTCTTGCCGAAGGCGGTCAATTTTTTATCAGTAAGAGGCATCCTGATATAATGGATGTTATGTTTGGTATCATAGGAAGCCAAATTGGTTTTGTTGCCTTCTATATTTTAAAAAGATTTAAAGCGAATTTAGTAGAAAAAAAATAG